tttctggcaatgcTGGTTTGCCAACATTTGAAGTACTGGAAGCCACTTTTAATCATGTTGCACCCCATGTCAAACGAAGAACACAATCCCTTTCTTTATTTCAAGAGATGGTTATGGTACTGATGAAATTGAGACTCAGTGCTCCACACCAACACTTGGCCTACCGATTTGGAGTCTCTATGTCCACAGTATCAAGGACATTTGCACACTGGCTGGTCATCATGGATGTGCGGTTGTCCCCACTGATCAGGTGGCCAGAGAGGGAAGAACTTTGGAAGACCATGCCCCAGTGTTTTAAGTTTTCGTTTGGAAATAAGACAACCGTCattattgactgttttgaatttttttgtgtaAAACCGACAAACCTCCTGGCTAGTGCACAAACGTTCAGCTCGTACAAACACCACAACACAGTCAAGGTCCTCATCGGCATAACCCCTCAAGGCTGCATCTCCTTTGTCTCAGAAGCCTGGGGGGGACGCACCTCAGACACGTATCTCACGGAAAATTGTGGGCTGCTCAACAACTTGCTTCCTGGGGATCTAGTTATGGCAGACAGGGGATTCACTGTTCACGATGGTGTTGCCCTTAAACAAGCAAAACTCATAATTCCAGCATTCactaaaggaaaagaacaaatGGACCCTGTTGACGTTGAAAGAACAAGGGGGATCGCACATGTTAGGATCCACGTTGAACGAGTTATAGGACTTTTACGCAGGAAATACACTATTCTTGAGAATACGTTGTCAGTAGATTTTTTAACCTGTAATCCAACTGGAAATCCTGAGATCCAGGTACCTATGATCGACCACATACTCAGAGTTTGCTCTGGACTTGTCAATCTATGTGGCCCCATTGTCCCATTTGATTAGATTAATCTGTGCAAAATACAATGGAATTCCAATTTTGTTAACCTCTAAGGCTAGTATAAATTGGTTTGTGAAATCAGAGAGTTCAAATCAATGGTTAAAAGTAGTTTAAGAGAGGAAATGACTCCGAGTCCAAGTTATCAGAAGCTTTAAAAAATAGAGGATTTACAAAACTGGGATTCCATTGTACTTATGTAAACCATGCTGTTTCGTAATTTGttggtttaattttaaaatgttgtaaatGTGTGTACCACCAACTGGGGGAAGTCCCTTATGGGGTTGtgtggcaaatttgaatatggTTTTAAGAAATTTTTTTGTCTCAAATATGGATTTCGCCTGAAATTAAATGGGATTCTAAGAGGTTCAATGAGGAGATTAAagaatgaaaattagttttgaaACACCACCAGACAGTTGACCCACAAGCAACTCCGGCGTTTAGAGGATATTTTAGATGTCcatatttttttatgtttattctTGTCTGAGACAGGGTATTATGACTAAAGCTGGTTATGAAAAATTGGGAGATGAGTGACTAAGCCGTACCTCCCCAGCTAAAGATATGTTGAGTGCCCCCCACCCTCCCCAAAGGTAACAATGTGCTTTTGTAAAGCTAATTTTATATGTTAAACccaagaaattgaaagaaatttatTCATTATAACAATGAGAGGTTTCTCCTGTCATGTAATTCCCAGTTGATTTATTTGACCGGGAGTCGTTGTAAAGCTATTTTATATGTTAAACCCAAGGAGTTGATATTTATTAATTATAACAATGAGAGGTTCATCCTGTCATGTCATTCCCagttcatttatttgaaaatacaacttgtaaaaccaaaaacagccagttttaattaattacatttcgaaaagggaaaaaagacaaatGAGAGATGACCAGTTAGACAGTTTGTTTACTTGTAAAGATATCCTCATCATTGATCATTAATAACTGTACAAAAAGGAAAGGTACTTAGATGTTTACCACTACATTTATATCCCTTAATGGCTGCAATTTCTTAAGCCATTAGGTTGAAGTTCTTTATCATACGCCTACATTAGAAAATTATAACTTACACCTTTCACTCCCAGGAATGACTAGCAAATAAATTCTCCTAACAATTTTACTACTCTGCCAAAGAGACAGGTGGTGAGAATTTGGAAAATTATCAACTATGGGAAAGTGTCTTTATGTTACACCAAATTCTCAAGAACAGAGAACAAAGATTTGTATGGTCATCAGTTAGGAGAATTGAATTTCAGATCTTGGGAGTGAAGGGTTAAGGGGATTACGATATGTAAAGCAATGAAAGGCCAATTTGTTGAAACagtttattttgtaaataaatagcAATAACACCTGAAGCTTTTTTGTGTGTCTCAAAAACTATTTAGTTTACAATGTAAGATAGCTGTCCAGGTagctaaaaaaaatttaatgctGCAATTATTGCAACGGTTCTTGTAAGTCACTAAAATTTAAAACGATGGAAACTGAGACATCAAACCAGCTTGAAGACAGGCCACTAAATGTGGTCGCATTTTTGTAATGTCAAAATTCAGGTTTTGTGGATTGGATCCAAATACAAGACTTGTCGCAAAAGCAGTAGCAAAAACGCCACAGTCActtccatttctttgctgttggCAGGGTGCATACTCGAGTTTCAGGAAGCTATCTGCTAATACTAAGTCTTTGACCTGATCTTCAACTTCTTGTGAGATGATGTCATGATATAGACTGTCAAACAGTCTGACTGTTCCGGGAAGGCATCCTACTGAACGAACACAAACCCAGTGATTGTGTCCTGTATGCAATAACTGTACAAATTCACCAGAAACTACATTAAAATTTCGCACTGGACCTAATGTAGGACGCTGAAAACCTtcaatcaaagggttaattttcTGCAAAAGTACCTGTGCACTGTGGATAATTGCACCATCAAGCCAACCATGGGGGGGACATAATAAGCTGATAATCTTGTTCATCAAGACGATGTGGACGATATCGTTCAGATTCACTAGTTGTAACCATAGTAACCTCCACGTCATCAGCACATTCCTCTTCACTGTCATGATAAGATTCTTGTGCATTGTCAAGTTCATAGGACGTGGGTTTATTATCATGAGATTGAGAAGAACAAGTGGTAGGTGCAACTGGGGTTTCCTGACATGTCCCTGCAACTGCGGTGCTGGCATGAAATGGctttgcatgttttgttttgcaatCGGTGCATTTCCAGGTTGTCTTGCTGTTGTTGGGCAATTTCTTGTAACCAAGGCAGGTCAAGTGAAAAAATTATCCACTCTGGCAATCATCGCTGTGGCACTCAAGTAATTTGTCAGATTGCTGTGGCACTGCTTGGCAAATACAAATACTGTCGAGAGATAAAGCCTTAGCCATTATTTTTGGAGatttctcttttccttttttcgaCCGCTTAAACTGTGGTAGCCTGCAGCAGTGTGGGCAGTACCACACCCTTGGTAGCGGGGTTGAGATTGCTAAGCACGAGGGATGAAATTCAACAAATGGGCAGTGGGGGTTTCCACATTTCACAGTGTTTCCACATGATGGCATTCTGCAGAAACAAATTCCAACACCTGCTTGTGGTATCTCATAGAAATGTCACACTTCCTTGTGTACCATCTGCCTAAAATTTCAGGCAAAATACATGTTCTCCAGAAAGTCGTAAGTTTTGGCAAAACCTCTTTCTAGTGACCATGGTCAGGGTAAATTCTCTCTTTGGTAATTGTTGCACGGTGAGAACTGTCAAAAgcacaaacaacaaaatcattGTACTTCCGTTCAGGTAATGTCAAAAGCTGTTgttgaacttgaaaaaactaGTTGTGGTTTCGTTTCAGCTGGAAATTACCGGTTACCTTTTCCAGGCAAGCAATCTTCTTCAAAACATAACTGTCAAAGTCACATCGGTCAATACAAATAGGACATTTGACCTCTCCGCACCCCAGTCCACAGCATGAGCAAGATACTAAGAAGTCTGGGGTGGCATGAATCCAAGGATACTCTTGGTTGATAACTAAGCCACACTGCGAGAGTTTAAAGTCATCAtgactgtttttcatttcttcttcATAGGCTTTAATTGCGTCGGCTTCATGTTTGCACCCATGAATCACTGCTTTTGTGTTTACTTGAAATAAATTTGGATAGCAGATTGTCTTGATCAGTGATTGTGATGGCTGTGCTGGGTTTGTCCGGCAGACTGCTCCACTCATTGACGCACCAATACGACCCGCTCTATGTCGAAAAAATGCACTCCCCTTTGCCTGGCTTTGTGTATCTCAATTTGTGCAATGTCTTTACTTGACAAGCAAATTTCTACATTAAAGCACTTCTTTAGTAAATCAGTGTATGTGAGGTTTaaattgtcattgtcaaaaaggTCTGGGATTGTTTGGATACTGCTGCTTTCTGATACAAACTGGTCAGAGTAGGGCTTGATAAGACTTAAAGCCACTGGTTTAATTTTTGATTTATCTAGACTTTCATAAAGGGTGTTCATTTCAGTCTCCGAGGGAACTTGTACTGTTAGTTCTCTTCTGCTGCCGGTGAAGGATGTTGCCTGAGCCTCTCCTAAGTTACCGATTTTTTCATCCAAATCCGCTTTAAGTTTTCTGGCGGAGGTCAAATTTATGTCGCGCATTTTGGCATATGGGACATCTTTTACAAATGATGGCAACAACCACGTACATTTAACTTGGGTACAGGCCAACTTACCGCGAATCCTCGTCCACGCTTCAATATAAAACAACACACTTGCAACATGCGAGCACGTTTCCGAGAGCCCTGCTTTGCACCCTAAGCAGTGGGCTGATTTGACTGTTCCGTCTTTTTCGGCGACAACCCACACATAGATCAAAGGGTCATTCATTCTTTGTGAATTCTCACTTCTCCTGTAACAACGTGCTTTCCAGCGACAACACAGCCTTGAATGCCTGATAAAAATCCTGAAACCACAAAGTTGTAGGCTTCCAaactccaacctcgttcccagggtctctcttctctgcctccattgtcgttgagaaaagaccctggttcactctggtcacgtgtctgccagaatctggaaggttcaccaaatgtgtgttaggggatgggaggcaatgtaggccatgtcgacgttgcaaagaatggaataagcacgcaattgattttgtggccagatgaccatcgaaataacttttgacggcaatattttatgtactacacatatggaattcgacgtgaaaggcaaaagttgtggtcaaatcgatcggacaccacagaaaatatcctcgcgttattcaagttttcacccgtgtgaaggtccggatcaacgaagaatgctaatagtttccgacaattttaaaggaaagaagattttgtcgtgcaagaaaacaagcgaaacgtttatccatgggaaacaaacatgttcagcgatcaaccggtgtgttgttatttaagttttcatgtcacgtatcgacctcaaatcatcaaatcaaactgtattgacatgtgcaggtattttattttgttccttgattttcgtttttctttcgaatgtttaacaacgtgattcctaaagtcgcaatcttgaacagcgagttgaccgttttgacttacgatatttatatttttaacttcgtgtaaatcgtcgatgtcgttaagatattttttaccactgcacagcgctttcatagcgtgtatatttttagccgcggtaaaattaaagagacatttttatcaagcaaacgttgtacttggtgtattcttttatgttagtgtttgttctggagaagcagctttagctactaacgaaatcaattttttttttgtgaacgtcaatcgaggccctacatggaacttttgaagttgtcttgtcgatcacgaaagctcttgtatttaggttgacagcttgtacgggaattcatttcctgtgggtataaaacatccgctcttttgacctttttgatacttacattgtaagataaagatcacttatttaaaaaatgccttgtcaaacgaatactctttcgcccagttgcggaatcaaaatataacgaaaacactaccctagtgggaaaatgtttgttgacgagtgccacgtgaccagagtgaaccagggtcttttctcaacgacaatggaggcagagaagagagaccctgggaacgaggttgtccaAACTCTTGTATGCTTTGAGCTGCTCTTTCGTGTAGAAACTCGTTTCCAAAACCAAGTAGCTAAGCAAATCCATCGCTTCGATAGGTGGAAGGCACTCCGTGTCAAACTGTTGATCGGGAATGGTGACCGGATCGACTCCAATTTCGGCGATTTTTTCAATGTATCTTCGTTTTACGTTGTCGTCAAGTTTAGCACAATACTCCGACAATATTGGGATCTTACTACAAAGCTCGTCAAGCGAGGGGACGCGTTCATTTTCCAAAGAACTCATCGTATAGTACACAGCGATGGCATATATGCATAATAAACACATGTAAATTTTATCCGCGGTGGAACGCCAACATGGCGGATACCCAAATATGGAAAATAcagtgacgtcacgtgcaagcCAAGAATAGGCCATTTATTTAATCACATGTTCTCTTCAGTTTCGTATTTCAACTTGTGGCGCAcccaaaaatttagttttgaggAAGAGTGcgcccaaaaaaaaacatttactcGCGTAAGTGATGACTAGAGTCCGCATTGCTACTGGTATGTTCTCAACCTCGACGCCGACGCGATGTAAACGATCGCCACTTGTCGCTTGAAGTTTTCCAGAGGATCTTCGATTGCAAGATGGACGTTCGTcgaatggaatggaatggaaattGTCTATTCGTCCTTTTGACTGATATCCGTTTTTCTTCGCCAGAATACACTCAACAATCGAAGATCCGGATGAGTTTTTCTCGCAGTTACGAGACTTTTTGAACTCATTGGACTTGATTATCAAGCAACCTCCGAACGACCACTTGCTTCTCGATGTTTGGATTCAAATGCCCTCAACCCCGCCGAGCAAATTGTCTCTTTCATCATTTGAAATGGACGATTCAGACACGCCTGAGAAGGTTTTGCTCATGGAGCAGCGAAGTAATCGCATAATGAAGAATTTCGATGACGTGTGCaacaaacaaagagaaaatttgGCTAATGGTGCTTTCAATGTGTGTATTTGGCGACCCAGAATCGAAGCCAAGGCCATGGTCAATGAAATAGTGGAGGACGTTTCTGTAAGAAGTGGGTTAAAGAGGGTTAAAGAGGGCCGTGGAGGAACTTGTTGGCGATGGCACACGTTCCAGATACGTGGAGGGCTTGAGAGTACCTGACTGGAAGCTTGTCCACTTTCAGGCGAAGGCAAGGGTCTCCtctaaaacatggcagttagtGATTAACATCACAGGGCTTGAACGAACAGGGGTAAGAATATATAAAACACTAAGAATTGATCAAGTATATTTTACTTTAGTAATTTGGCCatgatttctttaaaaattcaagcATAATATTCATGTTTACTTGTTTCGTTGTAGTTGTTTTGCTtggtttgtttctttacatttaaaattatttcatacACCAGACGTCTTGAATTCTTTCCCgtcaatttttattattattattattattattattattattaattgtgaCATCAATTatgacaataatttatttaatacaACAGATATTGACTTAAATTCTTTCCCCTTAAAACTGAATGTGAggtttattatcattattattattattattattattattattatttatttatttatttttttttttcattctcacTATTGTTATTTGAGGTCTAACTGAGTTTCGAATACTCGAGCACCTTGAGGAAATTGCAGAACTTTCTCTGCCACTATCCAAGTTCAAGAAGCCTTTTCAGGATCTGAATACATCCAAGACtttaattttaaacagagttactTCTTGCCAGATCCATGTCGATGTTAATTAGAATTTGTGCTAACTGAATTCTTATCTAATTTATGTTGTCTCCAAATGTACATTTAttggaaatttatttttagattttatcCTTGATTAGCTAAGTGTAGCCCAAAGATAATTGGTCGGAGTACACTTAAAGAAAATATTGTGTTTGTAAGTACAATAATGTTGGTTTGTTTGAGAACTTTTaaagagccaagataatattactagactgtactttaggtggcactcCCATAAGTATGGTATAACCGGTTCTTTTGTCAGAACCAAGGCAATAATTAGGTGGAACAttcatgagtacagtataacccagtgttttgttagagtcaagaaaatattattagcctgtactttaggtggcacacccataaGTAcggtataacccagtgttttgttagagtcaggataatattattaggctgtactttaggtggcacacccatgagtacagtataacccagtgttttgttagagtcaagataatattattaggctgtactttaggtggcacacccatgagtacagtataacccagtttTATATTAGAGCGAAGACAATATTATTAGGCTTTGCTTCACTGAAGAAATCATAATCACTCCTGCACTGTTTTCTATGAAGTTTAAAGGGGGTTGTGTCACGCTGTTGTAGTCAAACGTCAAAACACTAAAGGACGTCTTTGCAATAATGAATACCGTAAAATAATGCTGTAGCTTTGTTGCCAATagccattgaagtgcactgagtccattctttgttgtttgcagccaaggatggagtgaaggatggaaatggattgaaacttgaaaaaagctgGCTAGTTTTTTGGAGACCGTATTTTCAGAAGTg
The genomic region above belongs to Montipora capricornis isolate CH-2021 chromosome 8, ASM3666992v2, whole genome shotgun sequence and contains:
- the LOC138013623 gene encoding uncharacterized protein is translated as MSTISGNAGLPTFEVLEATFNHVAPHVKRRTQSLSLFQEMVMVLMKLRLSAPHQHLAYRFGVSMSTVSRTFAHWLVIMDVRLSPLIRWPEREELWKTMPQCFKFSFGNKTTVIIDCFEFFCVKPTNLLASAQTFSSYKHHNTVKVLIGITPQGCISFVSEAWGGRTSDTYLTENCGLLNNLLPGDLVMADRGFTVHDGVALKQAKLIIPAFTKGKEQMDPVDVERTRGIAHVRIHVERVIGLLRRKYTILENTLSVDFLTCNPTGNPEIQVPMIDHILRVCSGLVNLCGPIVPFD